A region of Esox lucius isolate fEsoLuc1 chromosome 3, fEsoLuc1.pri, whole genome shotgun sequence DNA encodes the following proteins:
- the prpf4ba gene encoding serine/threonine-protein kinase PRP4 homolog isoform X2, whose translation MKMAAMDFISGDSERNQAGEDPGTSERSYNEDEDEGLSDGDEEGGSVGKVASSTSKLGIVASSAKAKKRKHKHRSKHKRHKHPSPEDKERRHKHRHKHKRRKRKDGPSTEGFPPSGNSDAPLYSTSTKQPGLEDDEMTLLEELEKQRALIQAELDGELTEGGRGFILQGYQSGEEEEEEEEGEGEGSGGYQREWVHNGQPWRRDATGASSDLQTAKDTARVGRESTDPAKATQGSPCKNARKSGTDVKTKVVTRGSSTSRDCDRRRHSRSAECFKEKARASKSPAGSRRHTPPAQGREAPSQEPSGSNRKSPGQSNDSKARRPDTEGDVDRKDAKEASSGKENRSPCLRERLPVPTLRQSTSPSQRREPRESSSGPQAAERRARSPPPLRVGHSRSPESRRREMRISPGRIRSQEEAGGRRAASPGLGARRRFSRSPFKRRSRSPRRHSRSPIRRRSMDRDRLARRSSWRSRSQERKQRRSRDREDKFKGSLSEGMRVDKDDSEDEIVSCNRLEDFDLDEEDEEALIEQRRLQRLAIIQKYKGGNEDSNLSAPSEPSSPQSSPRSRSPSPDDILERVAADVKEYERENVNTFEENIKAKHNLIEPGRDDGTNLKKLSAPDMFTESDDMFIAYFDNARLRAAGIGKDFKENPNLRDNWTDAEGYYRLNIGEILDKRYSVYGYTGQGVFSNVIRARDVARTSQDVAIKIIRNNELMQKTGLKELDFLKKLNDADPDDKFHCLRLFRHFYHKQHLCLVFEPLSMNLREVLKKYGKDVGLHIKAVRSYSQQLFLALKLLKRCNILHADIKPDNILVNESKTILKLCDFGSASHVAENDITPYLVSRFYRAPEIIIGKPYDYGIDMWSVGCTLYELYTGKILFPGKTNNHMIKLAMDLKGKMPNKMIRKGVFKDQHFDQNLNFLYTEVDKVTEREKVTVMSTINPTKELLSDMVGCQRLPEDQRKKVAQLKDLLDRTLMLDPAKRISINQALQHPYIQEKIF comes from the exons ATGAAAATGGCTGCCATGGACTTTATAAGTGGTGACAGCGAGAGGAACCAAGC TGGAGAGGACCCAGGGACCTCTGAGAGAAGTTATAATGAAGACGAAGACGAGGGGCTGTCAGATGGAGATGAGGAAGGGGGCAGTGTCGGGAAGGTCGCCTCCAGTACCTCAAAGCTCGGCATTGTTGCAAGCTCTGCCAAGGCTAAGAAGAGGAAACACAAGCACCGCAGCAAACACAAGCGCCACAAGCACCCCTCCCCCGAGGACAAAGAACGTCGCCACAAGCACCGGCACAAGCACAAGAGGCGCAAGCGCAAAGACGGCCCATCGACCGAAGGATTCCCCCCAAGTGGGAACAGCGATGCACCCCTGTACTCCACCTCCACCAAGCAGCCAGGACTGGAAGACGACGAGATGACGCTTCTAGAGGAGCTGGAGAAACAGAGGGCCTTGATCCAAGCCGAGCTCGATGGTGAACTGACTGAGGGGGGTAGGGGGTTCATCCTCCAGGGCTACCAgtctggggaggaggaggaggaggaggaggagggggagggggagggaagtGGGGGGTATCAGAGGGAATGGGTACACAATGGGcagccgtggcgcagggacgcGACAGGGGCCAGTTCAGACTTGCAGACAGCTAAGGACACCGCTAGAGTCGGACGAGAGTCGACGGACCCCGCGAAAGCTACTCAGGGCAGTCCCTGTAAAAACGCCAGGAAGAGCGGGACAGACGTGAAGACCAAGGTTGTGACGAGAGGAAGTAGCACGTCCAGGGATTGCGACAGACGGAGACATTCTAGGAGTGCGGAGTGCTTCAAAGAAAAGGCGCGTGCATCCAAGTCTCCCGCCGGCTCTAGGAGACACACCCCGCCAGCTCAAGGCAGAGAAGCCCCAAGCCAGGAGCCCAGCGGCAGCAACCGCAAGTCACCCGGGCAGTCCAACGATTCCAAGGCCAGACGGCCGGACACAGAAGGGGACGTGGACCGGAAAGATGCCAAGGAGGCTTCTTCTGGAAAGGAGAACCGCTCTCCTTGCCTTCGGGAGAGACTGCCAGTCCCCACCCTGAGGCAGAGCACATCCCCGTCACAGCGCCGGGAACCGCGGGAGTCCTCTTCGGGCCCCCAGGCAGCTGAGCGGAGGGCCAGGTCACCGCCACCGCTCAGAGTAGGCCACTCACGCTCCCCGGAGAGTcgaaggagagagatgaggatCTCCCCTGGGAG GATTCGGAGCCAAGAGGAAGCAGGAGGCCGCAGGGCAGCTAGCCCAGGGCTCGGGGCCCGGCGGAGGTTCAGCCGTTCACCTTTTAAGAGGAGGTCTCGCTCTCCCAGGAGACATAGCAGGTCTCCAATCAGGAGGAG GTCGATGGACCGAGACAGGCTGGCACGGAGGTCCAGCTGGAGGTCCAGATCCCAGGAGCGAAAGCAGAGACGGAGCCGGGACAGAGAAGACAAGTTCAAGGGCAGCCTGTCTGAGGGAATGAGGGTCGACAAGGACGACTCTGAAGACGAGAT TGTGTCCTGTAACAGGCTGGAAGACTTTGACTTGgatgaggaggacgaggaggccCTCATCGAACAGAGGAGGCTACAGCGCCTCGCCATCATACAG AAGTACAAGGGAGGAAACGAGGACAGTAACCTGTCCGCTCCGTCTGAGCCCAGCAGCCCCCAGAGCAGCCCGCGCAGCCGATCGCCctcgcccgacgacatcctggAGCGTGTAGCGGCCGACGTCAAAGAGTATGAGCGGGAGAATGTCAACACGTTCGAGGAGAACATCAAGGCCAAGCACAACCTCATCGAACCCGGGAGGgatg ATGGGACCAACTTGAAAAAACTATCTGCCCCCGATATGTTCACCGAATCAGATGACATGTTCATCGCCTACTTTGAC AATGCAAGGCTTCGAGCTGCAGGCATCGGGAAAGACTTCAAGGAAAACCCCAACCTCCGGGACAACTGGACCGATGCAGAGGGCTACTACC GACTTAACATCGGGGAGATCCTGGACAAGCGGTACAGTGTGTACGGCTACACGGGTCAGGGCGTGTTCAGCAACGTCATACGAGCCCGAGATGTGGCTCGAACTAGCCAGGACGTGGCCATCAAGATCATCCGCAATAACGAGCTCAT GCAGAAGACCGGCCTCAAGGAGCTGGACTTCCTGAAGAAACTCAACGATGCCGACCCGGATGACAAGTTCCACTGCCTGCGCCTCTTCCGACACTTCTACCACAAGCAGCACCTCTGCCTGGTCTTTGAGCCTCTCAG caTGAACCTCCGCGAGGTGCTGAAGAAGTATGGCAAAGACGTGGGCCTCCACATCAAGGCAGTACGCTCTTACAGCCAGCAGCTCTTCCTGGCTCTGAAGCTGCTCAAACGCTGCAACATTCTGCACGCCGACATCAAGCCCGATAACATCCTG GTCAACGAGTCGAAAACCATCCTGAAGTTGTGCGACTTCGGTTCGGCGTCCCACGTGGCCGAGAATGACATCACCCCCTACTTGGTCAGCCGGTTTTACCGGGCGCCGGAGATTA TCATAGGGAAGCCGTACGACTACGGCATCGATATGTGGTCCGTGGGCTGCACCCTGTACGAGCTGTACACCGGCAAGATCCTCTTCCCGGGAAAGACCAACAACCACATGATCAAACTGGCCATGGACCTCAAGGGCAAGATGCCCAACAAG ATGATCAGGAAAGGCGTGTTCAAGGACCAACACTTTGACCAGAACCTCAACTTCCTGTACACTGAAGTGGACAAGGTTACTGAACGG GAGAAGGTGACAGTGATGAGCACCATCAACCCTACCAAGGAGCTGCTGTCCGACATGGTGGGCTGCCAGCGTCTCCCCGAGGACCAGCGCAAGAAGGTGGCCCAGCTCAAGGACCTGTTGGACCGAACCCTCATGCTGGACCCGGCCAAGCGGATCAGCATCAACCAGGCCCTGCAGCACCCCTACATCCAGGAGAAGATCTTCTAA
- the prpf4ba gene encoding serine/threonine-protein kinase PRP4 homolog isoform X4, translating to MKMAAMDFISGDSERNQAGEDPGTSERSYNEDEDEGLSDGDEEGGSVGKVASSTSKLGIVASSAKAKKRKHKHRSKHKRHKHPSPEDKERRHKHRHKHKRRKRKDGPSTEGFPPSGNSDAPLYSTSTKQPGLEDDEMTLLEELEKQRALIQAELDGELTEGGRGFILQGYQSGEEEEEEEEGEGEGSGGYQREWVHNGQPWRRDATGASSDLQTAKDTARVGRESTDPAKATQGSPCKNARKSGTDVKTKVVTRGSSTSRDCDRRRHSRSAECFKEKARASKSPAGSRRHTPPAQGREAPSQEPSGSNRKSPGQSNDSKARRPDTEGDVDRKDAKEASSGKENRSPCLRERLPVPTLRQSTSPSQRREPRESSSGPQAAERRARSPPPLRVGHSRSPESRRREMRISPGRIRSQEEAGGRRAASPGLGARRRFSRSPFKRRSRSPRRHSRSPIRRRSMDRDRLARRSSWRSRSQERKQRRSRDREDKFKGSLSEGMRVDKDDSEDEMLEDFDLDEEDEEALIEQRRLQRLAIIQKYKGGNEDSNLSAPSEPSSPQSSPRSRSPSPDDILERVAADVKEYERENVNTFEENIKAKHNLIEPGRDDGTNLKKLSAPDMFTESDDMFIAYFDNARLRAAGIGKDFKENPNLRDNWTDAEGYYRLNIGEILDKRYSVYGYTGQGVFSNVIRARDVARTSQDVAIKIIRNNELMQKTGLKELDFLKKLNDADPDDKFHCLRLFRHFYHKQHLCLVFEPLSMNLREVLKKYGKDVGLHIKAVRSYSQQLFLALKLLKRCNILHADIKPDNILVNESKTILKLCDFGSASHVAENDITPYLVSRFYRAPEIIIGKPYDYGIDMWSVGCTLYELYTGKILFPGKTNNHMIKLAMDLKGKMPNKMIRKGVFKDQHFDQNLNFLYTEVDKVTEREKVTVMSTINPTKELLSDMVGCQRLPEDQRKKVAQLKDLLDRTLMLDPAKRISINQALQHPYIQEKIF from the exons ATGAAAATGGCTGCCATGGACTTTATAAGTGGTGACAGCGAGAGGAACCAAGC TGGAGAGGACCCAGGGACCTCTGAGAGAAGTTATAATGAAGACGAAGACGAGGGGCTGTCAGATGGAGATGAGGAAGGGGGCAGTGTCGGGAAGGTCGCCTCCAGTACCTCAAAGCTCGGCATTGTTGCAAGCTCTGCCAAGGCTAAGAAGAGGAAACACAAGCACCGCAGCAAACACAAGCGCCACAAGCACCCCTCCCCCGAGGACAAAGAACGTCGCCACAAGCACCGGCACAAGCACAAGAGGCGCAAGCGCAAAGACGGCCCATCGACCGAAGGATTCCCCCCAAGTGGGAACAGCGATGCACCCCTGTACTCCACCTCCACCAAGCAGCCAGGACTGGAAGACGACGAGATGACGCTTCTAGAGGAGCTGGAGAAACAGAGGGCCTTGATCCAAGCCGAGCTCGATGGTGAACTGACTGAGGGGGGTAGGGGGTTCATCCTCCAGGGCTACCAgtctggggaggaggaggaggaggaggaggagggggagggggagggaagtGGGGGGTATCAGAGGGAATGGGTACACAATGGGcagccgtggcgcagggacgcGACAGGGGCCAGTTCAGACTTGCAGACAGCTAAGGACACCGCTAGAGTCGGACGAGAGTCGACGGACCCCGCGAAAGCTACTCAGGGCAGTCCCTGTAAAAACGCCAGGAAGAGCGGGACAGACGTGAAGACCAAGGTTGTGACGAGAGGAAGTAGCACGTCCAGGGATTGCGACAGACGGAGACATTCTAGGAGTGCGGAGTGCTTCAAAGAAAAGGCGCGTGCATCCAAGTCTCCCGCCGGCTCTAGGAGACACACCCCGCCAGCTCAAGGCAGAGAAGCCCCAAGCCAGGAGCCCAGCGGCAGCAACCGCAAGTCACCCGGGCAGTCCAACGATTCCAAGGCCAGACGGCCGGACACAGAAGGGGACGTGGACCGGAAAGATGCCAAGGAGGCTTCTTCTGGAAAGGAGAACCGCTCTCCTTGCCTTCGGGAGAGACTGCCAGTCCCCACCCTGAGGCAGAGCACATCCCCGTCACAGCGCCGGGAACCGCGGGAGTCCTCTTCGGGCCCCCAGGCAGCTGAGCGGAGGGCCAGGTCACCGCCACCGCTCAGAGTAGGCCACTCACGCTCCCCGGAGAGTcgaaggagagagatgaggatCTCCCCTGGGAG GATTCGGAGCCAAGAGGAAGCAGGAGGCCGCAGGGCAGCTAGCCCAGGGCTCGGGGCCCGGCGGAGGTTCAGCCGTTCACCTTTTAAGAGGAGGTCTCGCTCTCCCAGGAGACATAGCAGGTCTCCAATCAGGAGGAG GTCGATGGACCGAGACAGGCTGGCACGGAGGTCCAGCTGGAGGTCCAGATCCCAGGAGCGAAAGCAGAGACGGAGCCGGGACAGAGAAGACAAGTTCAAGGGCAGCCTGTCTGAGGGAATGAGGGTCGACAAGGACGACTCTGAAGACGAGAT GCTGGAAGACTTTGACTTGgatgaggaggacgaggaggccCTCATCGAACAGAGGAGGCTACAGCGCCTCGCCATCATACAG AAGTACAAGGGAGGAAACGAGGACAGTAACCTGTCCGCTCCGTCTGAGCCCAGCAGCCCCCAGAGCAGCCCGCGCAGCCGATCGCCctcgcccgacgacatcctggAGCGTGTAGCGGCCGACGTCAAAGAGTATGAGCGGGAGAATGTCAACACGTTCGAGGAGAACATCAAGGCCAAGCACAACCTCATCGAACCCGGGAGGgatg ATGGGACCAACTTGAAAAAACTATCTGCCCCCGATATGTTCACCGAATCAGATGACATGTTCATCGCCTACTTTGAC AATGCAAGGCTTCGAGCTGCAGGCATCGGGAAAGACTTCAAGGAAAACCCCAACCTCCGGGACAACTGGACCGATGCAGAGGGCTACTACC GACTTAACATCGGGGAGATCCTGGACAAGCGGTACAGTGTGTACGGCTACACGGGTCAGGGCGTGTTCAGCAACGTCATACGAGCCCGAGATGTGGCTCGAACTAGCCAGGACGTGGCCATCAAGATCATCCGCAATAACGAGCTCAT GCAGAAGACCGGCCTCAAGGAGCTGGACTTCCTGAAGAAACTCAACGATGCCGACCCGGATGACAAGTTCCACTGCCTGCGCCTCTTCCGACACTTCTACCACAAGCAGCACCTCTGCCTGGTCTTTGAGCCTCTCAG caTGAACCTCCGCGAGGTGCTGAAGAAGTATGGCAAAGACGTGGGCCTCCACATCAAGGCAGTACGCTCTTACAGCCAGCAGCTCTTCCTGGCTCTGAAGCTGCTCAAACGCTGCAACATTCTGCACGCCGACATCAAGCCCGATAACATCCTG GTCAACGAGTCGAAAACCATCCTGAAGTTGTGCGACTTCGGTTCGGCGTCCCACGTGGCCGAGAATGACATCACCCCCTACTTGGTCAGCCGGTTTTACCGGGCGCCGGAGATTA TCATAGGGAAGCCGTACGACTACGGCATCGATATGTGGTCCGTGGGCTGCACCCTGTACGAGCTGTACACCGGCAAGATCCTCTTCCCGGGAAAGACCAACAACCACATGATCAAACTGGCCATGGACCTCAAGGGCAAGATGCCCAACAAG ATGATCAGGAAAGGCGTGTTCAAGGACCAACACTTTGACCAGAACCTCAACTTCCTGTACACTGAAGTGGACAAGGTTACTGAACGG GAGAAGGTGACAGTGATGAGCACCATCAACCCTACCAAGGAGCTGCTGTCCGACATGGTGGGCTGCCAGCGTCTCCCCGAGGACCAGCGCAAGAAGGTGGCCCAGCTCAAGGACCTGTTGGACCGAACCCTCATGCTGGACCCGGCCAAGCGGATCAGCATCAACCAGGCCCTGCAGCACCCCTACATCCAGGAGAAGATCTTCTAA
- the prpf4ba gene encoding serine/threonine-protein kinase PRP4 homolog isoform X3, whose protein sequence is MKMAAMDFISGDSERNQAGEDPGTSERSYNEDEDEGLSDGDEEGGSVGKVASSTSKLGIVASSAKAKKRKHKHRSKHKRHKHPSPEDKERRHKHRHKHKRRKRKDGPSTEGFPPSGNSDAPLYSTSTKQPGLEDDEMTLLEELEKQRALIQAELDGELTEGGRGFILQGYQSGEEEEEEEEGEGEGSGGYQREWVHNGQPWRRDATGASSDLQTAKDTARVGRESTDPAKATQGSPCKNARKSGTDVKTKVVTRGSSTSRDCDRRRHSRSAECFKEKARASKSPAGSRRHTPPAQGREAPSQEPSGSNRKSPGQSNDSKARRPDTEGDVDRKDAKEASSGKENRSPCLRERLPVPTLRQSTSPSQRREPRESSSGPQAAERRARSPPPLRVGHSRSPESRRREMRISPGRIRSQEEAGGRRAASPGLGARRRFSRSPFKRRSRSPRRHSRSPIRRRSMDRDRLARRSSWRSRSQERKQRRSRDREDKFKGSLSEGMRVDKDDSEDEMLEDFDLDEEDEEALIEQRRLQRLAIIQKYKGGNEDSNLSAPSEPSSPQSSPRSRSPSPDDILERVAADVKEYERENVNTFEENIKAKHNLIEPGRDGKYGTNLKKLSAPDMFTESDDMFIAYFDNARLRAAGIGKDFKENPNLRDNWTDAEGYYRLNIGEILDKRYSVYGYTGQGVFSNVIRARDVARTSQDVAIKIIRNNELMQKTGLKELDFLKKLNDADPDDKFHCLRLFRHFYHKQHLCLVFEPLSMNLREVLKKYGKDVGLHIKAVRSYSQQLFLALKLLKRCNILHADIKPDNILVNESKTILKLCDFGSASHVAENDITPYLVSRFYRAPEIIIGKPYDYGIDMWSVGCTLYELYTGKILFPGKTNNHMIKLAMDLKGKMPNKMIRKGVFKDQHFDQNLNFLYTEVDKVTEREKVTVMSTINPTKELLSDMVGCQRLPEDQRKKVAQLKDLLDRTLMLDPAKRISINQALQHPYIQEKIF, encoded by the exons ATGAAAATGGCTGCCATGGACTTTATAAGTGGTGACAGCGAGAGGAACCAAGC TGGAGAGGACCCAGGGACCTCTGAGAGAAGTTATAATGAAGACGAAGACGAGGGGCTGTCAGATGGAGATGAGGAAGGGGGCAGTGTCGGGAAGGTCGCCTCCAGTACCTCAAAGCTCGGCATTGTTGCAAGCTCTGCCAAGGCTAAGAAGAGGAAACACAAGCACCGCAGCAAACACAAGCGCCACAAGCACCCCTCCCCCGAGGACAAAGAACGTCGCCACAAGCACCGGCACAAGCACAAGAGGCGCAAGCGCAAAGACGGCCCATCGACCGAAGGATTCCCCCCAAGTGGGAACAGCGATGCACCCCTGTACTCCACCTCCACCAAGCAGCCAGGACTGGAAGACGACGAGATGACGCTTCTAGAGGAGCTGGAGAAACAGAGGGCCTTGATCCAAGCCGAGCTCGATGGTGAACTGACTGAGGGGGGTAGGGGGTTCATCCTCCAGGGCTACCAgtctggggaggaggaggaggaggaggaggagggggagggggagggaagtGGGGGGTATCAGAGGGAATGGGTACACAATGGGcagccgtggcgcagggacgcGACAGGGGCCAGTTCAGACTTGCAGACAGCTAAGGACACCGCTAGAGTCGGACGAGAGTCGACGGACCCCGCGAAAGCTACTCAGGGCAGTCCCTGTAAAAACGCCAGGAAGAGCGGGACAGACGTGAAGACCAAGGTTGTGACGAGAGGAAGTAGCACGTCCAGGGATTGCGACAGACGGAGACATTCTAGGAGTGCGGAGTGCTTCAAAGAAAAGGCGCGTGCATCCAAGTCTCCCGCCGGCTCTAGGAGACACACCCCGCCAGCTCAAGGCAGAGAAGCCCCAAGCCAGGAGCCCAGCGGCAGCAACCGCAAGTCACCCGGGCAGTCCAACGATTCCAAGGCCAGACGGCCGGACACAGAAGGGGACGTGGACCGGAAAGATGCCAAGGAGGCTTCTTCTGGAAAGGAGAACCGCTCTCCTTGCCTTCGGGAGAGACTGCCAGTCCCCACCCTGAGGCAGAGCACATCCCCGTCACAGCGCCGGGAACCGCGGGAGTCCTCTTCGGGCCCCCAGGCAGCTGAGCGGAGGGCCAGGTCACCGCCACCGCTCAGAGTAGGCCACTCACGCTCCCCGGAGAGTcgaaggagagagatgaggatCTCCCCTGGGAG GATTCGGAGCCAAGAGGAAGCAGGAGGCCGCAGGGCAGCTAGCCCAGGGCTCGGGGCCCGGCGGAGGTTCAGCCGTTCACCTTTTAAGAGGAGGTCTCGCTCTCCCAGGAGACATAGCAGGTCTCCAATCAGGAGGAG GTCGATGGACCGAGACAGGCTGGCACGGAGGTCCAGCTGGAGGTCCAGATCCCAGGAGCGAAAGCAGAGACGGAGCCGGGACAGAGAAGACAAGTTCAAGGGCAGCCTGTCTGAGGGAATGAGGGTCGACAAGGACGACTCTGAAGACGAGAT GCTGGAAGACTTTGACTTGgatgaggaggacgaggaggccCTCATCGAACAGAGGAGGCTACAGCGCCTCGCCATCATACAG AAGTACAAGGGAGGAAACGAGGACAGTAACCTGTCCGCTCCGTCTGAGCCCAGCAGCCCCCAGAGCAGCCCGCGCAGCCGATCGCCctcgcccgacgacatcctggAGCGTGTAGCGGCCGACGTCAAAGAGTATGAGCGGGAGAATGTCAACACGTTCGAGGAGAACATCAAGGCCAAGCACAACCTCATCGAACCCGGGAGGgatggtaaat ATGGGACCAACTTGAAAAAACTATCTGCCCCCGATATGTTCACCGAATCAGATGACATGTTCATCGCCTACTTTGAC AATGCAAGGCTTCGAGCTGCAGGCATCGGGAAAGACTTCAAGGAAAACCCCAACCTCCGGGACAACTGGACCGATGCAGAGGGCTACTACC GACTTAACATCGGGGAGATCCTGGACAAGCGGTACAGTGTGTACGGCTACACGGGTCAGGGCGTGTTCAGCAACGTCATACGAGCCCGAGATGTGGCTCGAACTAGCCAGGACGTGGCCATCAAGATCATCCGCAATAACGAGCTCAT GCAGAAGACCGGCCTCAAGGAGCTGGACTTCCTGAAGAAACTCAACGATGCCGACCCGGATGACAAGTTCCACTGCCTGCGCCTCTTCCGACACTTCTACCACAAGCAGCACCTCTGCCTGGTCTTTGAGCCTCTCAG caTGAACCTCCGCGAGGTGCTGAAGAAGTATGGCAAAGACGTGGGCCTCCACATCAAGGCAGTACGCTCTTACAGCCAGCAGCTCTTCCTGGCTCTGAAGCTGCTCAAACGCTGCAACATTCTGCACGCCGACATCAAGCCCGATAACATCCTG GTCAACGAGTCGAAAACCATCCTGAAGTTGTGCGACTTCGGTTCGGCGTCCCACGTGGCCGAGAATGACATCACCCCCTACTTGGTCAGCCGGTTTTACCGGGCGCCGGAGATTA TCATAGGGAAGCCGTACGACTACGGCATCGATATGTGGTCCGTGGGCTGCACCCTGTACGAGCTGTACACCGGCAAGATCCTCTTCCCGGGAAAGACCAACAACCACATGATCAAACTGGCCATGGACCTCAAGGGCAAGATGCCCAACAAG ATGATCAGGAAAGGCGTGTTCAAGGACCAACACTTTGACCAGAACCTCAACTTCCTGTACACTGAAGTGGACAAGGTTACTGAACGG GAGAAGGTGACAGTGATGAGCACCATCAACCCTACCAAGGAGCTGCTGTCCGACATGGTGGGCTGCCAGCGTCTCCCCGAGGACCAGCGCAAGAAGGTGGCCCAGCTCAAGGACCTGTTGGACCGAACCCTCATGCTGGACCCGGCCAAGCGGATCAGCATCAACCAGGCCCTGCAGCACCCCTACATCCAGGAGAAGATCTTCTAA